The sequence GTGGACGAAGTGTAATAATGTTGGCAGGAGTATGAGTATAGGATGGAGACAGCTCAAATGCGAAACGTTGTAGAATAGTTGCCAAACCCAACTTTGTTTCAACCATGGCAAATTGTTGCCCAATGCATATCCGATGGCCCCCACCAAATGGGAAGAATAAAAATTGATTGTTTGTAGCTTTAGCAACTCCTTCTGAGAATCTCTCTGGTTTGAACTCATCTACATCTTTACCCCAGAATTCACTAGAATGATGAAAAATGACTGTAGGTATAACAATTTCTACTCCAGCTGGGAGAGTTGTATCTCCATGTTTAAAGTCCTTGTTGGTAAACCGAAGGAGAGTTGGTGCTGGTGGATATAATCTAAGCAGCTCTAACAAAATCATTGGAATCTGCAATATATTTGTGttagaaaatttagaaaattaaGCCATATTATATCTATGAGCCATGGAATTGAGAACTAGGCAAGAAACAAAATCTCGGATTGTAGACCGTCTCGAAACCAGATTTCTTTTTGCCTATTTCTATAAATTCGAGACAAAATTTGGGCCgaaattaagtatttttttctaaaaaattttgaaatttctcaCAAATCGGGTTCCATCTCGGGGTCCACTGAGATCGCTGAAACTTTTGAAATTTTAGCCAAGATGGccgagatttagaaccatggttATAAGTAAATATATACTTACGATTTTGAGTTGGTTTAGTCCATCCCAATATGGCTTTTCATTCCCAAAGACTTGAAAGACCTCTTCCCTTGCACGGACTTGCCATTCTGGGTGCAAACTTAATACAACCATTGCCCATGTCAACAAAACTGCTACAGTCTCTTGCCCAGCGAAGTAGAATACCTTACAGTGTCCAATGATATCTTCAATAGTTATCTTTCCTTGATCTTGGTAGAAGGATTCTAGCAGCAAGGATAGTAAATCCTTGTGACTCTCTCCTGCTTTCAGAACTTTTACTTTGCTATTGATGATATGTGTCAAAAGACTGTTCACTTCCGCATTAGTTTCCTTCATTCTTCTATTGTCTTTTGTGGGCATATATCTGTGCACAAAATGTTGAGGCAAGGATTCAATACTTATTTTGTAAGAGATAATTATAAGAtaatttttaaattcaattttttcacTAAATTTCTTTTCACTCCATATAaaggactgagttttccttcaccacaatgaagagagaaaaaagaacttTCTCTTCAGTCATCAGTTCTCATGCTTTTGGATGAAACTCCTAGaacagtaaaaataaaataacttaacTATACCTATAGCCTGGGACGTATATGGATCGAAGAAGAACCGCTCCAAGCTCGGCTTGCTCATGTTGAATATGGAAAATCCGTTTCCCTTCTTCATAGCTGCTGCCAAACAGTGTCCGAGAGATAACATCTGCACTTAAAGTATCCATATAAGGCCAAACATCTACTTCACTATACTCCT is a genomic window of Macadamia integrifolia cultivar HAES 741 chromosome 13, SCU_Mint_v3, whole genome shotgun sequence containing:
- the LOC122060158 gene encoding cytochrome P450 72A397-like; translated protein: MAAAMGEVGSSVVMVTLGSLILWCVWKLLDFFWLQPKKLERLLREQGYDLTPYKFPFGNMFDYAKMQMESESKPIKITHAIAERVAPWNLQIIKTYGKKSAFWIGTCPHVHVMDPGLAYAILNDKSGIIKKPELDPIIKMMAYGIFNYEGDKWSMHRRIMNPAFHLEKLKFMSAAINTSTRDMINGLLKVVPSEEYSEVDVWPYMDTLSADVISRTLFGSSYEEGKRIFHIQHEQAELGAVLLRSIYVPGYRYMPTKDNRRMKETNAEVNSLLTHIINSKVKVLKAGESHKDLLSLLLESFYQDQGKITIEDIIGHCKVFYFAGQETVAVLLTWAMVVLSLHPEWQVRAREEVFQVFGNEKPYWDGLNQLKIIPMILLELLRLYPPAPTLLRFTNKDFKHGDTTLPAGVEIVIPTVIFHHSSEFWGKDVDEFKPERFSEGVAKATNNQFLFFPFGGGHRICIGQQFAMVETKLGLATILQRFAFELSPSYTHTPANIITLRPQQGVHLKLRRL